Proteins from a single region of Megachile rotundata isolate GNS110a chromosome 7, iyMegRotu1, whole genome shotgun sequence:
- the LOC100883710 gene encoding clotting factor B isoform X2: MWLSTVLELCTIWSLVTSAWCYSEDMSRYRYHTVRDTYDAIPSSSNRYGVSEAIPIPISPMRGWSEAEAWDSGGPRRSVTGINRRDTRPYVRLAKAGQSETSADPLIAISETLGALNTVGSYIVNMTRGVENSNYPPKELPSALYTISKNILGRNVTDSIAPLVRGVTMPLRATPGSPVEITDRERDPSASATSTSCTTADGAPGKCQDLSNCPQLLLDLTKLRQSLCFKSLFVPGVCCPLTDKPDDGPSSIISVIPTPGPAVIHSRPPIRPTKPQTPRPIPLFPVSVPSTTTNPSVTEFVSLPPVDPSFNESNSFVEPSISATIDNNFIQDDEECGVRNSGKYRVVGGEEALPGRWPWMAAIFLHGSKRTEFWCGGSLIGSRYILTAAHCTRDHRQRPFAARQFTVRLGDIDLERDDEPSAPETYMVKKIHAHPKFSRVGFYNDIAVLELTRPVRKSPYVIPICLPQSRYRNERFAGARPTVVGWGTTYYGGKESTVQRQAVLPVWRNEDCNAAYFQPITSNFLCAGYSQGGKDACQGDSGGPLMLRADGRWIQIGIVSFGNKCGEPGYPGVYTRVTEYIDWIKSNTN; the protein is encoded by the exons ATGTGGCTGTCCACCGTTCTCG AACTGTGCACGATATGGAGTTTGGTAACGAGTGCCTGGTGTTACAGCGAGGACATGTCGCGTTACCGCTATCATACCG tACGCGACACCTACGACGCGATACCATCATCGTCGAACAGGTACGGAGTCTCCGAAGCGATACCGATACCGATATCACCCATGCGGGGATGGAGCGAAGCGGAAGCGTGGGATAGCGGTGGCCCACGAAGATCGGTCACAGGAATTAATCGGAGGGATACGCGGCCTTACGTAAGACTAGCGAAAGCGGGACAATCGGAAACATCGGCAGATCCGTTAATAGCGATCAGTGAGACTTTAGGTGCTTTGAATACCGTTGGCAGTTACATCGTCAATATGACCAGGGGTGTGGAGAATTCCAATTACCCACCGAAAGAACTGCCATCGGCCTTGTACACcatttcgaaaaatattctGG GTCGCAATGTAACCGACAGTATAGCACCGTTGGTTCGAGGAGTAACGATGCCCTTGCGAGCTACGCCGGGCTCCCCTGTCGAAATCACTGATCGAGAAAGAGATCCATCCGCAAGCGCAACGTCGACCAGTTGCACCACAGCGGACGGTGCCCCCGGAAAATGTCAGGATCTCAGTAATTGCCCTCAGCTTCTCTTGGATCTGACCAAACTGAGACAATCGCTGTGTTTCAAAAGCCTCTTCGTACCTGGCGTTTGCTGTCCGCTAACCGATAAACCGGACGATGGACCGAG CTCCATAATCAGTGTAATTCCGACACCAGGACCCgcagtcatacattcacgacCACCGATCCGTCCGACGAAACCACAGACGCCAAGACCGATTCCCTTATTCCCCGTCTCTGTACCTTCTACGACGACCAACCCTTCCGTCACGGAGTTCGTATCTTTGCCGCCCGTTGATCCATCCTTCAACGAATCGAACAGTTTCGTTGAACCTTCCATTTCTGCCACCATCGACAACAATTTTATCCAAGACGACGAAG AATGCGGGGTAAGAAACTCGGGTAAATATCGGGTGGTCGGCGGCGAGGAAGCTTTACCGGGACGTTGGCCTTGGATGGCCGCAATATTTCTACATGGCTCGAAACGAACGGAATTTTGGTGCGGTGGTTCTTTGATTGGATCAAGATACATTCTCACTGCTGCTCACTGCACGCGCGATCATCGTCAACGGCC ATTTGCCGCAAGACAGTTCACCGTACGACTCGGGGACATAGATCTCGAGAGGGACGACGAACCCTCCGCTCCGGAAACCTACATGGTGAAGAAAATTCACGCGCACCCAAAATTCTCGCGAGTCGGATTCTACAACGACATAGCAGTTCTCGAACTGACTAGGCCCGTCAGAAAATCTCCATACGTAATACCAATTTGCTTGCCACAATCTCGTTACCGGAACGAACGATTTGCTGGCGCGAGACCCACGGTAGTCGGATGGGGTACCACCTACTACG GTGGAAAAGAGAGCACGGTGCAGCGGCAAGCGGTGCTTCCAGTATGGAGGAACGAAGATTGCAACGCGGCTTACTTTCAACCGATCACCAGCAACTTTTTGTGCGCTGGTTACAGCCAAGGTGGCAAAGACGCGTGCCAAGGCGACTCCGGTGGGCCATTAATGCTGAGAGCGGACGGTCGCTGGATACAAATCGGTATCGTTTCCTTTGGCAACAAGTGCGGAGAACCAGGATATCCAGGGGTTTACACGCGTGTCACTGAATATATCGATTGGATTAAGAGTAATACGAATTAA
- the LOC100883710 gene encoding clotting factor B isoform X3, translating into MSRYRYHTAVRDTYDAIPSSSNRYGVSEAIPIPISPMRGWSEAEAWDSGGPRRSVTGINRRDTRPYVRLAKAGQSETSADPLIAISETLGALNTVGSYIVNMTRGVENSNYPPKELPSALYTISKNILGRNVTDSIAPLVRGVTMPLRATPGSPVEITDRERDPSASATSTSCTTADGAPGKCQDLSNCPQLLLDLTKLRQSLCFKSLFVPGVCCPLTDKPDDGPSSIISVIPTPGPAVIHSRPPIRPTKPQTPRPIPLFPVSVPSTTTNPSVTEFVSLPPVDPSFNESNSFVEPSISATIDNNFIQDDEECGVRNSGKYRVVGGEEALPGRWPWMAAIFLHGSKRTEFWCGGSLIGSRYILTAAHCTRDHRQRPFAARQFTVRLGDIDLERDDEPSAPETYMVKKIHAHPKFSRVGFYNDIAVLELTRPVRKSPYVIPICLPQSRYRNERFAGARPTVVGWGTTYYGGKESTVQRQAVLPVWRNEDCNAAYFQPITSNFLCAGYSQGGKDACQGDSGGPLMLRADGRWIQIGIVSFGNKCGEPGYPGVYTRVTEYIDWIKSNTN; encoded by the exons ATGTCGCGTTACCGCTATCATACCG cagtACGCGACACCTACGACGCGATACCATCATCGTCGAACAGGTACGGAGTCTCCGAAGCGATACCGATACCGATATCACCCATGCGGGGATGGAGCGAAGCGGAAGCGTGGGATAGCGGTGGCCCACGAAGATCGGTCACAGGAATTAATCGGAGGGATACGCGGCCTTACGTAAGACTAGCGAAAGCGGGACAATCGGAAACATCGGCAGATCCGTTAATAGCGATCAGTGAGACTTTAGGTGCTTTGAATACCGTTGGCAGTTACATCGTCAATATGACCAGGGGTGTGGAGAATTCCAATTACCCACCGAAAGAACTGCCATCGGCCTTGTACACcatttcgaaaaatattctGG GTCGCAATGTAACCGACAGTATAGCACCGTTGGTTCGAGGAGTAACGATGCCCTTGCGAGCTACGCCGGGCTCCCCTGTCGAAATCACTGATCGAGAAAGAGATCCATCCGCAAGCGCAACGTCGACCAGTTGCACCACAGCGGACGGTGCCCCCGGAAAATGTCAGGATCTCAGTAATTGCCCTCAGCTTCTCTTGGATCTGACCAAACTGAGACAATCGCTGTGTTTCAAAAGCCTCTTCGTACCTGGCGTTTGCTGTCCGCTAACCGATAAACCGGACGATGGACCGAG CTCCATAATCAGTGTAATTCCGACACCAGGACCCgcagtcatacattcacgacCACCGATCCGTCCGACGAAACCACAGACGCCAAGACCGATTCCCTTATTCCCCGTCTCTGTACCTTCTACGACGACCAACCCTTCCGTCACGGAGTTCGTATCTTTGCCGCCCGTTGATCCATCCTTCAACGAATCGAACAGTTTCGTTGAACCTTCCATTTCTGCCACCATCGACAACAATTTTATCCAAGACGACGAAG AATGCGGGGTAAGAAACTCGGGTAAATATCGGGTGGTCGGCGGCGAGGAAGCTTTACCGGGACGTTGGCCTTGGATGGCCGCAATATTTCTACATGGCTCGAAACGAACGGAATTTTGGTGCGGTGGTTCTTTGATTGGATCAAGATACATTCTCACTGCTGCTCACTGCACGCGCGATCATCGTCAACGGCC ATTTGCCGCAAGACAGTTCACCGTACGACTCGGGGACATAGATCTCGAGAGGGACGACGAACCCTCCGCTCCGGAAACCTACATGGTGAAGAAAATTCACGCGCACCCAAAATTCTCGCGAGTCGGATTCTACAACGACATAGCAGTTCTCGAACTGACTAGGCCCGTCAGAAAATCTCCATACGTAATACCAATTTGCTTGCCACAATCTCGTTACCGGAACGAACGATTTGCTGGCGCGAGACCCACGGTAGTCGGATGGGGTACCACCTACTACG GTGGAAAAGAGAGCACGGTGCAGCGGCAAGCGGTGCTTCCAGTATGGAGGAACGAAGATTGCAACGCGGCTTACTTTCAACCGATCACCAGCAACTTTTTGTGCGCTGGTTACAGCCAAGGTGGCAAAGACGCGTGCCAAGGCGACTCCGGTGGGCCATTAATGCTGAGAGCGGACGGTCGCTGGATACAAATCGGTATCGTTTCCTTTGGCAACAAGTGCGGAGAACCAGGATATCCAGGGGTTTACACGCGTGTCACTGAATATATCGATTGGATTAAGAGTAATACGAATTAA
- the LOC100883710 gene encoding clotting factor B isoform X4, producing the protein MSRYRYHTVRDTYDAIPSSSNRYGVSEAIPIPISPMRGWSEAEAWDSGGPRRSVTGINRRDTRPYVRLAKAGQSETSADPLIAISETLGALNTVGSYIVNMTRGVENSNYPPKELPSALYTISKNILGRNVTDSIAPLVRGVTMPLRATPGSPVEITDRERDPSASATSTSCTTADGAPGKCQDLSNCPQLLLDLTKLRQSLCFKSLFVPGVCCPLTDKPDDGPSSIISVIPTPGPAVIHSRPPIRPTKPQTPRPIPLFPVSVPSTTTNPSVTEFVSLPPVDPSFNESNSFVEPSISATIDNNFIQDDEECGVRNSGKYRVVGGEEALPGRWPWMAAIFLHGSKRTEFWCGGSLIGSRYILTAAHCTRDHRQRPFAARQFTVRLGDIDLERDDEPSAPETYMVKKIHAHPKFSRVGFYNDIAVLELTRPVRKSPYVIPICLPQSRYRNERFAGARPTVVGWGTTYYGGKESTVQRQAVLPVWRNEDCNAAYFQPITSNFLCAGYSQGGKDACQGDSGGPLMLRADGRWIQIGIVSFGNKCGEPGYPGVYTRVTEYIDWIKSNTN; encoded by the exons ATGTCGCGTTACCGCTATCATACCG tACGCGACACCTACGACGCGATACCATCATCGTCGAACAGGTACGGAGTCTCCGAAGCGATACCGATACCGATATCACCCATGCGGGGATGGAGCGAAGCGGAAGCGTGGGATAGCGGTGGCCCACGAAGATCGGTCACAGGAATTAATCGGAGGGATACGCGGCCTTACGTAAGACTAGCGAAAGCGGGACAATCGGAAACATCGGCAGATCCGTTAATAGCGATCAGTGAGACTTTAGGTGCTTTGAATACCGTTGGCAGTTACATCGTCAATATGACCAGGGGTGTGGAGAATTCCAATTACCCACCGAAAGAACTGCCATCGGCCTTGTACACcatttcgaaaaatattctGG GTCGCAATGTAACCGACAGTATAGCACCGTTGGTTCGAGGAGTAACGATGCCCTTGCGAGCTACGCCGGGCTCCCCTGTCGAAATCACTGATCGAGAAAGAGATCCATCCGCAAGCGCAACGTCGACCAGTTGCACCACAGCGGACGGTGCCCCCGGAAAATGTCAGGATCTCAGTAATTGCCCTCAGCTTCTCTTGGATCTGACCAAACTGAGACAATCGCTGTGTTTCAAAAGCCTCTTCGTACCTGGCGTTTGCTGTCCGCTAACCGATAAACCGGACGATGGACCGAG CTCCATAATCAGTGTAATTCCGACACCAGGACCCgcagtcatacattcacgacCACCGATCCGTCCGACGAAACCACAGACGCCAAGACCGATTCCCTTATTCCCCGTCTCTGTACCTTCTACGACGACCAACCCTTCCGTCACGGAGTTCGTATCTTTGCCGCCCGTTGATCCATCCTTCAACGAATCGAACAGTTTCGTTGAACCTTCCATTTCTGCCACCATCGACAACAATTTTATCCAAGACGACGAAG AATGCGGGGTAAGAAACTCGGGTAAATATCGGGTGGTCGGCGGCGAGGAAGCTTTACCGGGACGTTGGCCTTGGATGGCCGCAATATTTCTACATGGCTCGAAACGAACGGAATTTTGGTGCGGTGGTTCTTTGATTGGATCAAGATACATTCTCACTGCTGCTCACTGCACGCGCGATCATCGTCAACGGCC ATTTGCCGCAAGACAGTTCACCGTACGACTCGGGGACATAGATCTCGAGAGGGACGACGAACCCTCCGCTCCGGAAACCTACATGGTGAAGAAAATTCACGCGCACCCAAAATTCTCGCGAGTCGGATTCTACAACGACATAGCAGTTCTCGAACTGACTAGGCCCGTCAGAAAATCTCCATACGTAATACCAATTTGCTTGCCACAATCTCGTTACCGGAACGAACGATTTGCTGGCGCGAGACCCACGGTAGTCGGATGGGGTACCACCTACTACG GTGGAAAAGAGAGCACGGTGCAGCGGCAAGCGGTGCTTCCAGTATGGAGGAACGAAGATTGCAACGCGGCTTACTTTCAACCGATCACCAGCAACTTTTTGTGCGCTGGTTACAGCCAAGGTGGCAAAGACGCGTGCCAAGGCGACTCCGGTGGGCCATTAATGCTGAGAGCGGACGGTCGCTGGATACAAATCGGTATCGTTTCCTTTGGCAACAAGTGCGGAGAACCAGGATATCCAGGGGTTTACACGCGTGTCACTGAATATATCGATTGGATTAAGAGTAATACGAATTAA
- the LOC100883710 gene encoding clotting factor B isoform X1, which produces MWLSTVLELCTIWSLVTSAWCYSEDMSRYRYHTAVRDTYDAIPSSSNRYGVSEAIPIPISPMRGWSEAEAWDSGGPRRSVTGINRRDTRPYVRLAKAGQSETSADPLIAISETLGALNTVGSYIVNMTRGVENSNYPPKELPSALYTISKNILGRNVTDSIAPLVRGVTMPLRATPGSPVEITDRERDPSASATSTSCTTADGAPGKCQDLSNCPQLLLDLTKLRQSLCFKSLFVPGVCCPLTDKPDDGPSSIISVIPTPGPAVIHSRPPIRPTKPQTPRPIPLFPVSVPSTTTNPSVTEFVSLPPVDPSFNESNSFVEPSISATIDNNFIQDDEECGVRNSGKYRVVGGEEALPGRWPWMAAIFLHGSKRTEFWCGGSLIGSRYILTAAHCTRDHRQRPFAARQFTVRLGDIDLERDDEPSAPETYMVKKIHAHPKFSRVGFYNDIAVLELTRPVRKSPYVIPICLPQSRYRNERFAGARPTVVGWGTTYYGGKESTVQRQAVLPVWRNEDCNAAYFQPITSNFLCAGYSQGGKDACQGDSGGPLMLRADGRWIQIGIVSFGNKCGEPGYPGVYTRVTEYIDWIKSNTN; this is translated from the exons ATGTGGCTGTCCACCGTTCTCG AACTGTGCACGATATGGAGTTTGGTAACGAGTGCCTGGTGTTACAGCGAGGACATGTCGCGTTACCGCTATCATACCG cagtACGCGACACCTACGACGCGATACCATCATCGTCGAACAGGTACGGAGTCTCCGAAGCGATACCGATACCGATATCACCCATGCGGGGATGGAGCGAAGCGGAAGCGTGGGATAGCGGTGGCCCACGAAGATCGGTCACAGGAATTAATCGGAGGGATACGCGGCCTTACGTAAGACTAGCGAAAGCGGGACAATCGGAAACATCGGCAGATCCGTTAATAGCGATCAGTGAGACTTTAGGTGCTTTGAATACCGTTGGCAGTTACATCGTCAATATGACCAGGGGTGTGGAGAATTCCAATTACCCACCGAAAGAACTGCCATCGGCCTTGTACACcatttcgaaaaatattctGG GTCGCAATGTAACCGACAGTATAGCACCGTTGGTTCGAGGAGTAACGATGCCCTTGCGAGCTACGCCGGGCTCCCCTGTCGAAATCACTGATCGAGAAAGAGATCCATCCGCAAGCGCAACGTCGACCAGTTGCACCACAGCGGACGGTGCCCCCGGAAAATGTCAGGATCTCAGTAATTGCCCTCAGCTTCTCTTGGATCTGACCAAACTGAGACAATCGCTGTGTTTCAAAAGCCTCTTCGTACCTGGCGTTTGCTGTCCGCTAACCGATAAACCGGACGATGGACCGAG CTCCATAATCAGTGTAATTCCGACACCAGGACCCgcagtcatacattcacgacCACCGATCCGTCCGACGAAACCACAGACGCCAAGACCGATTCCCTTATTCCCCGTCTCTGTACCTTCTACGACGACCAACCCTTCCGTCACGGAGTTCGTATCTTTGCCGCCCGTTGATCCATCCTTCAACGAATCGAACAGTTTCGTTGAACCTTCCATTTCTGCCACCATCGACAACAATTTTATCCAAGACGACGAAG AATGCGGGGTAAGAAACTCGGGTAAATATCGGGTGGTCGGCGGCGAGGAAGCTTTACCGGGACGTTGGCCTTGGATGGCCGCAATATTTCTACATGGCTCGAAACGAACGGAATTTTGGTGCGGTGGTTCTTTGATTGGATCAAGATACATTCTCACTGCTGCTCACTGCACGCGCGATCATCGTCAACGGCC ATTTGCCGCAAGACAGTTCACCGTACGACTCGGGGACATAGATCTCGAGAGGGACGACGAACCCTCCGCTCCGGAAACCTACATGGTGAAGAAAATTCACGCGCACCCAAAATTCTCGCGAGTCGGATTCTACAACGACATAGCAGTTCTCGAACTGACTAGGCCCGTCAGAAAATCTCCATACGTAATACCAATTTGCTTGCCACAATCTCGTTACCGGAACGAACGATTTGCTGGCGCGAGACCCACGGTAGTCGGATGGGGTACCACCTACTACG GTGGAAAAGAGAGCACGGTGCAGCGGCAAGCGGTGCTTCCAGTATGGAGGAACGAAGATTGCAACGCGGCTTACTTTCAACCGATCACCAGCAACTTTTTGTGCGCTGGTTACAGCCAAGGTGGCAAAGACGCGTGCCAAGGCGACTCCGGTGGGCCATTAATGCTGAGAGCGGACGGTCGCTGGATACAAATCGGTATCGTTTCCTTTGGCAACAAGTGCGGAGAACCAGGATATCCAGGGGTTTACACGCGTGTCACTGAATATATCGATTGGATTAAGAGTAATACGAATTAA